A genomic window from Actinomycetaceae bacterium MB13-C1-2 includes:
- a CDS encoding DUF6112 family protein, producing MQIDIDPNSSGLPGINQLRTIVGAVMTVGLILSVLALIVSAIVWGFGANSSNPHLAGRGKVGVLVSCGAAIICGASVTLVNFFWNVGQSV from the coding sequence ATGCAGATCGATATCGACCCCAACAGTTCCGGACTACCGGGCATTAACCAGTTGCGCACCATCGTCGGCGCGGTCATGACCGTCGGCCTCATTCTCAGCGTGTTGGCGCTCATTGTGTCGGCGATCGTGTGGGGCTTCGGCGCAAACAGCAGCAACCCGCACCTGGCTGGGCGCGGGAAGGTCGGCGTCCTCGTCTCCTGTGGTGCGGCGATCATCTGCGGAGCTTCGGTGACGCTGGTCAATTTCTTCTGGAACGTCGGCCAGTCCGTCTAA
- a CDS encoding DUF6112 family protein: protein MDVFPDFGGVGGAGDLTAVIGALLTFVLIIAVLMLIICAITWAIATANGHHGAASKARIGAWTALGAAILAGGAVTWVNWLINLGSTL, encoded by the coding sequence ATGGACGTGTTTCCCGATTTCGGTGGCGTCGGAGGTGCAGGCGACCTCACCGCAGTGATCGGTGCGCTGCTGACGTTCGTGCTCATCATCGCCGTCCTCATGCTCATCATCTGCGCCATCACGTGGGCGATCGCCACGGCGAACGGCCACCATGGCGCAGCATCGAAAGCCCGTATCGGTGCCTGGACCGCGCTGGGTGCTGCGATCCTCGCCGGGGGCGCAGTCACCTGGGTAAATTGGCTCATCAACCTCGGCTCCACCCTCTAA
- a CDS encoding SCO6880 family protein — MARKHEHDRRRDDYELSAVKFSRLTRRGILLGLSLPQLITLAIGILSIVAALYAGGGILIAYAAPIWLLAAVLTWVPAGGRKLIEWVPVGFRWIWRVSIGQLLYRRRIVKPRPTGTLALPGDAAALREYVDPETGAAMIHDPHQHTLTAIISLSHPAFVLLDPGEQERRVTAWGRVLATTCRSGRIARLQVLERTLPDSGSGLAEWWASHGHQDNSWTATTYAELIDRAGPAGERHATTLSLALDMRTAARQIIRTAGGGLRGAAAVLRQEMTTLVAALRAADLTPSEWLTPGEVAVILRSAYDPAIAATLERHGDLGRDLATAGPVAITETWDQLRSDSAHHAVLWISEWPRSLVYPGFLAPILLSTGIQRSFSLVCTPIRSDQAARDIRKKKTEYISDAAQRQKIGQIEDAGQTAEYHDVLQQEADLTSGHGILRYTGLINISAPTQDDLEAAVSAVEQAAIQASCETRRLVGQQAQAFTVAALPLARTV, encoded by the coding sequence ATGGCACGCAAACACGAACACGACCGTCGCCGCGATGACTATGAGCTGTCGGCGGTGAAATTCTCCCGGCTCACCCGCCGTGGCATCCTGTTGGGGTTGTCGCTACCGCAACTGATTACCCTCGCCATCGGTATCCTCTCAATCGTTGCTGCCCTTTACGCCGGTGGTGGCATCCTCATCGCCTACGCCGCACCGATCTGGCTGCTTGCAGCCGTGCTCACATGGGTGCCAGCTGGGGGCCGGAAACTCATCGAGTGGGTGCCGGTCGGATTCAGATGGATATGGCGGGTCAGCATCGGGCAGCTGTTGTATCGCCGCCGTATCGTCAAACCCCGCCCAACGGGCACCCTCGCCCTCCCCGGTGACGCCGCCGCGCTGCGAGAGTATGTGGACCCAGAGACGGGGGCAGCGATGATTCACGACCCGCACCAACACACCCTCACTGCGATCATCAGCCTCTCGCATCCCGCGTTCGTGCTCCTCGACCCCGGTGAACAAGAACGCCGCGTCACCGCCTGGGGCCGCGTCCTCGCTACCACCTGCCGTTCCGGGCGGATCGCGCGTTTGCAGGTGCTCGAACGCACCCTCCCAGATTCCGGGTCGGGGCTTGCCGAATGGTGGGCCTCCCACGGCCACCAAGATAATTCTTGGACGGCGACTACGTATGCCGAACTCATCGATCGGGCAGGCCCCGCCGGAGAACGCCATGCCACCACGTTGTCGCTTGCGCTCGATATGCGAACCGCGGCCCGGCAAATAATCCGCACCGCAGGCGGCGGCCTGCGCGGGGCTGCCGCAGTGCTTCGGCAGGAAATGACCACCCTCGTTGCCGCGCTGCGCGCCGCAGACCTCACCCCCTCAGAATGGCTCACCCCTGGCGAGGTCGCCGTCATCCTGCGCAGCGCCTATGACCCGGCGATCGCCGCTACGTTGGAACGTCACGGTGACCTCGGTCGTGATCTTGCCACCGCAGGCCCGGTCGCTATCACCGAAACCTGGGACCAGCTCCGGTCGGACTCGGCGCATCATGCGGTGTTGTGGATCAGCGAGTGGCCACGCTCGCTTGTCTATCCGGGGTTCCTCGCCCCGATACTGCTCTCGACGGGGATTCAGCGCTCGTTCTCGCTGGTGTGTACACCGATCAGGTCGGATCAGGCGGCTCGGGATATTCGGAAGAAGAAGACCGAATACATCAGTGACGCGGCGCAGCGGCAGAAGATCGGGCAGATCGAAGACGCCGGACAAACTGCTGAATACCATGACGTGCTCCAACAAGAAGCCGACCTCACCTCCGGGCACGGCATCCTGCGCTACACCGGTCTCATCAACATCTCCGCCCCTACACAAGATGACCTCGAAGCGGCGGTCTCCGCGGTTGAGCAGGCCGCGATCCAAGCATCTTGTGAAACCCGTCGCCTTGTCGGCCAGCAAGCCCAAGCGTTCACAGTCGCCGCGCTTCCGCTCGCGCGCACCGTCTAA
- a CDS encoding conjugal transfer protein TrbL, whose protein sequence is MAICDIPVISNVCDVAGEAAATLVSAPFDWLAQAMGQAAGWLFEAVWSVFDTTTLVDVSDPGYIGVYNVLFGMAVFIMLIFFCLQLITGLIRRDPTALSRAALGLAKAVLGSFVAISITGLLLEITDQLTIGIVQATGNTMEGMGDRIALLAAGLVGINITAPGVGAIITIFLAGLAISAAAIVWFSLLIRKALLLVAIVFAPIALSGASWDATKGWFTKWAAFVIALIASKLVLVVIFLVAITQVSAPIDLDLASIADPIAGIVLMLIAAFAPYMAYKFISFVGFDMYHAMSSEQEAKSAMNRPVPTVAKPAGDGPKKILDDAGSSGGKSGGGSSAPASTGGGSSSGTAAGAGKGAAAGGASAGSAGAGAGGAGASAGAGAAAAGPAAAAVIGAQVVKGAATAGPKAGSAVGGQADAHAGAAQDTAPPPTPNAPAQTTPGTARSAPSAPSATSSASATAASSASPAPPAQPTKTTPPPAPPSSPKPKE, encoded by the coding sequence GTGGCGATCTGCGACATCCCCGTCATCTCCAACGTGTGCGACGTGGCCGGTGAAGCAGCCGCCACCCTCGTCTCTGCACCATTCGACTGGCTCGCCCAAGCCATGGGCCAAGCCGCCGGATGGCTCTTCGAGGCCGTCTGGAGCGTGTTTGACACCACAACCCTGGTGGACGTGTCTGACCCCGGCTATATCGGGGTGTACAACGTGCTCTTCGGTATGGCGGTGTTCATCATGCTGATCTTCTTCTGTCTGCAACTGATCACCGGACTCATCCGCCGCGACCCCACCGCCCTTAGCCGCGCCGCCCTCGGACTCGCGAAAGCTGTCCTCGGATCGTTTGTCGCTATCAGCATCACCGGACTGCTTTTGGAGATCACCGACCAGCTCACGATCGGGATCGTCCAAGCCACCGGCAACACGATGGAAGGCATGGGCGACCGTATCGCTCTGCTTGCCGCGGGGCTTGTCGGTATCAATATCACCGCCCCAGGGGTAGGAGCGATCATCACGATCTTCCTCGCAGGACTTGCGATTAGTGCCGCAGCGATCGTCTGGTTTAGCCTTCTCATCCGCAAAGCACTCCTATTGGTGGCGATCGTATTCGCCCCCATTGCCCTGTCCGGAGCATCCTGGGATGCCACCAAGGGATGGTTCACCAAATGGGCAGCCTTCGTCATCGCTCTGATTGCCTCGAAGCTTGTGCTGGTGGTGATCTTCCTCGTCGCCATCACCCAAGTCTCAGCCCCCATCGACCTCGACTTGGCGTCCATTGCGGACCCGATAGCGGGAATCGTGCTCATGCTGATTGCGGCGTTCGCACCCTATATGGCGTACAAGTTCATCTCGTTCGTCGGGTTCGACATGTACCACGCGATGTCGAGTGAGCAGGAAGCGAAATCGGCGATGAACCGTCCTGTGCCAACCGTCGCGAAACCGGCCGGTGACGGACCGAAGAAAATCCTTGATGACGCTGGCAGTTCCGGCGGAAAATCCGGGGGCGGATCATCGGCACCAGCAAGCACCGGTGGTGGCTCGTCTTCGGGTACGGCCGCTGGCGCTGGGAAGGGCGCTGCCGCCGGTGGCGCATCAGCTGGAAGCGCGGGTGCAGGAGCCGGAGGCGCGGGAGCCAGTGCTGGCGCAGGGGCGGCTGCGGCTGGTCCTGCCGCAGCCGCAGTGATCGGCGCGCAGGTAGTCAAGGGAGCCGCCACCGCTGGCCCCAAAGCCGGGTCCGCGGTCGGTGGACAAGCTGACGCCCACGCAGGCGCAGCACAAGACACGGCACCCCCTCCCACGCCGAACGCCCCGGCACAGACAACACCTGGCACTGCACGTTCGGCACCCTCTGCGCCGTCTGCCACGTCATCAGCATCGGCAACAGCAGCGTCGTCGGCATCACCTGCGCCGCCCGCGCAACCTACGAAGACGACACCACCACCGGCACCGCCGTCGTCCCCGAAGCCGAAGGAGTAA